A genomic stretch from Candidatus Thiothrix anitrata includes:
- a CDS encoding PP2C family protein-serine/threonine phosphatase: protein MNILVVDDARDMQLILRRILTLMGHNVVLADHGQAAWELMQQQHFQLVISDWVMPCMDGPTLCRTIRAANLPYYVYIILLTGMSGKQNLIHGMEAGADDFATKPIVREELEVRLRAAQRVLDLEHRLEEKNRHLESVNHSLSAAQRLIQSDLERAAVLQTGVLPSQKSFGRVSVDWFFQPAQYIGGDTFNYFPLNDELFFFYSIDVSGHGIASALLSMCLQTLLSATSELHCPEELDTPHVAVIPERLATRLNQHLHEQLDTGDHYLTLILGVVDTKQEQLHFVQAGHPQPFIYTPVSGRMEQVDCTGFPIGLLPDVEYETISVPFPSGSRFVLYSDGLLELPTVTGDLLSEAMLLQALQLHLGKPKDALIGALRTHLGLDQVALTRPDDISLLVMELQ from the coding sequence ATGAATATTCTAGTGGTAGACGATGCTAGAGATATGCAGTTGATTTTGCGGCGTATCCTGACCCTAATGGGGCATAACGTGGTGCTGGCTGATCACGGGCAAGCTGCGTGGGAATTAATGCAGCAGCAACATTTTCAATTGGTAATCAGTGATTGGGTGATGCCGTGTATGGATGGGCCTACCTTGTGTCGCACCATCCGTGCAGCAAATTTACCTTATTACGTGTACATCATTTTACTTACGGGTATGTCGGGTAAACAAAACCTGATTCACGGTATGGAGGCTGGTGCGGATGATTTTGCTACTAAGCCGATTGTGCGTGAAGAATTGGAAGTGCGTTTGCGTGCAGCGCAGCGTGTGCTGGATTTAGAGCATCGTCTGGAAGAAAAAAATCGTCATTTGGAAAGTGTCAATCACTCCTTGTCTGCTGCCCAGCGTTTGATTCAAAGTGATTTGGAACGTGCTGCGGTATTACAAACCGGCGTGTTGCCTAGTCAGAAAAGTTTTGGGCGTGTGAGTGTTGATTGGTTTTTCCAGCCAGCACAATACATTGGCGGGGATACCTTTAATTATTTCCCATTAAACGATGAGTTGTTCTTTTTTTATTCAATTGATGTTTCCGGGCATGGGATTGCGTCGGCTTTGTTGTCGATGTGTTTACAGACTTTATTGAGTGCCACCAGTGAATTGCATTGCCCGGAAGAACTCGATACACCGCACGTTGCGGTTATTCCAGAACGCTTGGCAACACGGCTCAATCAGCATTTGCATGAGCAATTGGATACGGGCGACCATTATCTGACGTTGATTCTCGGCGTGGTTGATACCAAGCAAGAGCAATTACACTTTGTGCAAGCTGGGCATCCACAGCCATTTATCTATACGCCAGTGAGTGGTCGGATGGAGCAAGTCGACTGCACGGGCTTTCCCATTGGTTTGTTACCGGATGTGGAATATGAAACGATCAGTGTGCCTTTTCCAAGTGGTAGCCGTTTTGTGTTGTATTCGGATGGTTTGCTGGAATTGCCGACAGTAACCGGTGATTTGTTGAGCGAGGCTATGCTGTTACAAGCTTTGCAGCTACATCTTGGGAAACCTAAGGATGCTTTGATCGGCGCATTGCGGACGCACTTAGGGTTGGATCAGGTGGCTTTGACCCGCCCGGATGATATTTCTCTGTTAGTTATGGAGTTGCAGTAG
- a CDS encoding FIST signal transduction protein: protein MSDTQAAAQLFVETSGSSDGLFTLLDLALNAGAKSLLVLAADANGFTPAQLDARLQALPIPVFGGIFPEIIADGQSLKLGSLVCALPITAQVHHIERLSDADVDYFPATEALEAQIPAGSTLITLVDGLSKRIASLLENLYEVFGSRYRYLGGGAGSLSFEQKPCIISNQGLMMDCAQLTALSAPVSIGIDHGWDKFAGPFFVTGAYDNTITTIDYKPAFEVYREVVEADSGQQFTTNNFFDLAKAYPFGLDRLSGNVVVRDPLFRDDNKLVCVGEVPANHIIYILKGEADSLLEASQRCAQRAQTDAPPLLGLLFDCISRTLFLEERFTEEVNNIHSALPNGVPLAGALSLGEIADAGNTCLEFFNKTAVLGILTHEESAA, encoded by the coding sequence ATGTCAGATACTCAGGCAGCAGCTCAATTGTTCGTCGAAACCAGCGGAAGCAGTGACGGCTTATTTACTTTACTTGATCTTGCACTGAACGCTGGAGCGAAAAGCCTGCTAGTGCTTGCAGCAGATGCCAATGGCTTTACCCCAGCACAATTAGATGCGCGGCTACAAGCCTTACCGATTCCGGTATTTGGCGGGATTTTCCCGGAAATCATTGCTGACGGACAAAGCCTGAAGCTGGGGAGCTTGGTGTGTGCGTTACCGATTACGGCACAAGTGCACCACATCGAAAGACTGTCCGATGCTGATGTCGATTACTTCCCGGCCACCGAAGCATTGGAAGCACAAATCCCGGCGGGTTCAACCTTAATCACCTTAGTAGACGGGTTAAGCAAGCGCATTGCCTCATTGCTAGAGAACCTGTACGAGGTATTCGGCAGCCGTTACCGTTACCTTGGCGGCGGTGCTGGCTCCCTTAGCTTTGAGCAAAAACCCTGCATTATCAGCAATCAGGGATTAATGATGGACTGTGCTCAACTCACGGCACTGTCTGCACCGGTCAGTATTGGCATTGATCACGGCTGGGATAAGTTTGCCGGACCATTTTTTGTGACGGGCGCGTATGACAACACCATTACCACGATTGACTACAAACCCGCGTTTGAGGTTTACCGAGAGGTGGTGGAAGCCGACAGCGGACAACAGTTTACTACGAATAACTTCTTCGACTTAGCGAAAGCCTATCCTTTTGGCTTAGACCGTTTGTCTGGTAATGTGGTAGTGCGTGATCCCCTATTTCGAGATGACAATAAACTAGTATGTGTCGGTGAAGTGCCCGCCAACCACATTATTTACATTCTCAAAGGCGAAGCAGATAGCTTACTGGAGGCCTCACAACGTTGTGCGCAACGCGCCCAGACTGACGCACCGCCTTTACTAGGTTTACTGTTTGATTGCATTAGCCGCACCTTATTTTTGGAAGAACGCTTCACGGAAGAGGTGAACAATATCCACAGTGCCCTACCGAACGGCGTACCATTAGCAGGAGCTTTGTCACTTGGCGAAATTGCCGATGCTGGGAATACCTGCCTAGAGTTTTTCAATAAAACCGCTGTTTTAGGCATTCTCACACACGAGGAATCTGCCGCATGA
- a CDS encoding heme NO-binding domain-containing protein: MKGLVFTEFLEMVESKFSPDMVDDIIDDSDLPSGGAYTAVGTYPHSEMLALVQNLSQKTSLPIPALVKIFGQHLFGRFVELYPSFFQNTRNAFDFLESIENYVHIEVRKLYPDAELPTFETNRNADDSKLVMVYRSNHPFASLAEGLIEGCLNHFNEKAQVEILDQSAGRGTQVAFHITRMAA; encoded by the coding sequence ATGAAAGGTTTAGTCTTTACCGAATTTCTGGAAATGGTTGAGAGTAAATTCTCGCCTGACATGGTTGATGACATCATTGACGATTCCGATCTGCCTTCCGGGGGGGCATACACCGCCGTTGGCACGTATCCGCACTCCGAAATGCTGGCACTGGTGCAAAATTTATCCCAAAAAACTAGCCTGCCGATTCCGGCCTTGGTGAAAATTTTTGGGCAGCATCTGTTCGGGCGATTTGTTGAGCTGTATCCCAGTTTTTTTCAGAATACTCGTAATGCCTTTGATTTTCTGGAATCCATTGAAAATTATGTGCATATCGAAGTGCGCAAACTTTACCCCGACGCGGAATTACCCACCTTTGAAACCAACCGCAATGCCGATGATAGCAAACTCGTGATGGTCTACCGCTCCAACCATCCGTTTGCTTCACTGGCAGAAGGCCTGATCGAAGGTTGCCTCAACCATTTCAACGAAAAGGCACAAGTGGAAATCCTTGACCAGTCAGCGGGCCGAGGGACACAGGTCGCATTCCACATTACACGTATGGCAGCCTGA
- a CDS encoding response regulator, producing MNSTLELVSVQYALALLIGQDLDLRTMLRKFLPPALKLLNCRSGYIWLHNSKIPTCTEHTAPAPCYGYPALHGTLTQDQPLLANEIQRIASQGWQINKPGEIHALAGVPHHFMPLGNNGLLVLVRDPPLPESYLLALGLVLKRLETACLACQQHAQLEEARAEALKAKATAEKASKAKSEFLAMISHEIRTPMNGIIGLTDLMLYSETSQTQREYLGMIKSSSNALLGIINEILDFSRIEAGTFQLSFSPFALRALLQDTLTPLRMRALEKQLEFQWEVSPNVPDLISGDAGRLRQIMINLVGNAIKFTEHGFIQITISEQSGAPTGKVQLLFAVRDTGIGISAEKQANIFQPFHQADNTISRRYGGTGLGLTISAQLIGMMGGHLQVESDLGQGSIFHFDLLLDVAKQATTQAAPETITTLQISTRPLHILLAEDNPVNRMLAVRLLSKAGHQVTAVENGRAAVQAWETTPPDVILMDVQMPEMDGLEATHMIRTAEQQRQLPRTPIIALTANAMESDKTQCLQIGMDDFLSKPFKAQELLEVLQHTCLTTATP from the coding sequence ATGAATTCAACGCTGGAGCTAGTTTCTGTCCAGTATGCCTTGGCACTACTGATCGGTCAGGATTTAGATTTGCGTACCATGTTGCGTAAATTCCTGCCCCCCGCATTAAAACTACTCAACTGTCGCAGCGGTTATATTTGGCTGCATAACAGTAAAATACCTACGTGCACTGAACATACCGCACCAGCTCCATGCTACGGTTACCCAGCCTTACACGGCACACTGACTCAAGACCAGCCATTATTGGCAAACGAAATCCAACGCATTGCCTCTCAAGGCTGGCAGATCAACAAGCCCGGAGAAATCCATGCACTCGCGGGTGTACCTCACCATTTCATGCCGCTAGGAAACAATGGTTTGTTAGTGCTGGTACGCGACCCACCCCTTCCTGAGAGTTACTTGCTAGCTCTAGGTCTGGTGCTAAAACGTTTGGAAACCGCTTGTTTGGCATGCCAACAACATGCCCAATTAGAAGAAGCCCGCGCTGAAGCCTTAAAAGCCAAAGCAACCGCAGAAAAAGCCAGCAAAGCAAAAAGTGAATTCTTGGCAATGATCAGCCATGAAATCCGTACCCCGATGAATGGCATTATCGGCTTGACTGACCTGATGCTTTATAGTGAAACATCACAGACGCAACGTGAATACCTCGGCATGATCAAGTCATCATCCAATGCGTTGCTGGGCATTATTAATGAAATCCTTGATTTTTCACGGATAGAAGCGGGAACCTTCCAGCTCAGCTTCTCACCCTTCGCACTACGCGCACTCTTGCAAGACACCCTCACCCCATTACGTATGCGGGCATTGGAAAAGCAGCTTGAGTTTCAATGGGAAGTCTCCCCTAATGTGCCGGATTTAATCAGCGGTGACGCAGGCCGTTTACGTCAAATTATGATCAACCTCGTGGGCAATGCGATTAAATTCACCGAACACGGCTTCATACAAATCACCATCAGCGAGCAAAGTGGTGCACCAACAGGCAAAGTTCAATTATTGTTTGCGGTACGCGATACCGGTATTGGCATTTCCGCAGAAAAACAAGCCAACATTTTCCAACCCTTTCACCAAGCAGATAACACCATCAGCCGACGTTACGGAGGCACTGGTTTAGGCTTGACCATTTCCGCACAATTAATTGGCATGATGGGCGGTCATTTACAAGTAGAAAGCGATCTGGGGCAAGGCAGTATTTTCCACTTCGACCTGCTACTGGATGTTGCCAAACAAGCCACTACCCAAGCTGCGCCAGAGACTATTACAACACTGCAAATCAGTACCCGCCCATTGCACATACTGTTAGCCGAAGACAATCCGGTAAACCGTATGTTAGCGGTGCGTTTGCTAAGCAAAGCAGGCCATCAAGTCACCGCAGTAGAAAATGGACGTGCCGCCGTCCAAGCCTGGGAAACAACCCCGCCCGATGTTATCTTAATGGATGTACAAATGCCGGAAATGGACGGTTTGGAAGCCACTCACATGATCCGCACAGCAGAACAACAACGACAACTGCCACGCACCCCCATTATCGCCTTAACTGCCAATGCCATGGAAAGCGACAAAACCCAATGCTTACAAATCGGCATGGATGACTTCCTCAGCAAACCTTTTAAAGCACAAGAACTACTCGAAGTGTTGCAACACACCTGTTTGACTACTGCAACTCCATAA
- a CDS encoding Hpt domain-containing protein has product MTSTTIQIIDEDTYYELQEIMADEFAELLAVFHEDAAASLANLQQYIVQGETQQVGALCHKLKSSSRLIGAFHMAELARLLEEYKDNNNQLLATTYCQQLAEAYTEVCQWLAEHTNNLST; this is encoded by the coding sequence ATGACAAGCACAACAATTCAAATTATCGACGAAGACACCTATTACGAACTGCAAGAAATCATGGCAGACGAGTTCGCTGAACTCTTAGCAGTTTTCCATGAAGATGCTGCCGCCTCCTTAGCTAATTTACAGCAATATATCGTGCAGGGTGAAACTCAGCAAGTTGGCGCACTTTGCCACAAACTCAAATCCAGTAGCCGTTTGATTGGTGCATTCCACATGGCAGAATTGGCACGCTTGCTGGAAGAATACAAAGACAATAACAATCAATTACTTGCCACCACCTATTGCCAACAATTAGCCGAAGCATACACCGAAGTTTGCCAATGGTTGGCTGAACACACCAACAATTTATCCACTTAA
- a CDS encoding ATP-binding protein gives MSDELVARLEKRLERERVARKQAEQLLESKSLALYQANQELRALADSQEQTLVERTSELVEARDQALAANRAKSAFLAAMSHEIRTPMNGIIGMTTLLQHTTLQPEQAHQVDTILQSAQSLLVIINDILDISRLEAGKLELLDEPFRVCDILPNVIATMRTIAEQKQLALELHVAEDFPKQLHGDSLRLRQVLLNLIGNAIKFTQQGKVIVRVNPAGEDVLRFEVQDTGTGISPEKQDKLFHAFSQINRYDQHNHSGTGLGLAISRKLITLMGGTIGVNSKLGEGSTFWFEIPAIVHGKLPVSCEQPADAQRVPRTTNDGDEPVRILVVEDHKVNQMVARGMLTKLGYHVTLAEDGFQALDCLHQAKFALILMDIQMPGISGVETTQRIRAEFPHLAATPIIALTANAMKGDEQEYLAAGMNACLTKPIQMDTLANTLLDWCPVTV, from the coding sequence ATGTCCGACGAATTGGTGGCACGACTGGAAAAACGCCTGGAGCGGGAGCGCGTTGCCCGTAAACAGGCGGAGCAATTGCTGGAAAGCAAAAGCCTAGCCCTGTACCAAGCCAATCAGGAATTACGCGCCCTTGCCGATTCACAAGAACAAACGCTTGTAGAGCGCACAAGTGAACTGGTGGAAGCACGCGATCAAGCTCTGGCCGCTAATCGCGCCAAAAGCGCCTTCCTCGCCGCCATGAGTCACGAAATCCGCACGCCAATGAATGGTATTATCGGCATGACCACGCTGTTGCAGCACACGACCTTACAGCCGGAGCAAGCGCACCAAGTGGACACCATTCTGCAATCGGCACAGTCTTTGCTCGTCATTATCAATGACATCCTCGACATTTCACGGCTGGAAGCGGGCAAGCTGGAACTGCTGGATGAACCGTTCCGCGTATGCGACATTTTGCCTAACGTGATTGCCACCATGCGCACCATTGCGGAACAAAAACAATTGGCACTGGAACTGCACGTGGCGGAGGATTTTCCGAAACAGCTACACGGTGATTCATTGCGTTTGCGCCAAGTGTTACTCAATCTGATCGGCAATGCCATCAAGTTTACTCAACAGGGCAAAGTCATTGTGCGGGTAAACCCAGCGGGTGAGGATGTTCTGCGCTTTGAAGTACAGGATACTGGCACAGGCATCTCGCCGGAAAAACAAGACAAGCTATTCCATGCTTTCAGCCAGATCAACCGTTATGACCAGCACAATCACAGCGGAACCGGGCTGGGATTGGCCATCAGCCGCAAACTGATCACGCTAATGGGCGGCACGATCGGTGTGAACAGCAAGCTTGGGGAAGGCAGTACTTTTTGGTTTGAAATTCCGGCAATTGTACACGGCAAGTTACCGGTCTCTTGCGAGCAACCTGCGGACGCACAGCGCGTACCCAGAACTACCAACGACGGTGATGAACCCGTGCGTATCTTGGTCGTAGAAGACCACAAAGTTAACCAAATGGTGGCGCGTGGAATGCTGACAAAACTCGGCTATCACGTCACGCTGGCAGAAGACGGTTTTCAAGCACTAGACTGTCTGCATCAAGCAAAGTTTGCGCTGATTTTAATGGACATCCAAATGCCCGGCATAAGCGGTGTGGAAACCACACAACGCATCCGTGCCGAATTCCCACATTTGGCGGCCACGCCGATCATCGCGCTGACTGCCAATGCCATGAAGGGCGACGAACAAGAATACTTGGCAGCGGGTATGAATGCCTGCCTGACCAAGCCGATCCAAATGGACACACTAGCCAATACATTGCTGGATTGGTGTCCCGTCACGGTGTAA